In one window of Nitrobacter hamburgensis X14 DNA:
- a CDS encoding ArdC-like ssDNA-binding domain-containing protein yields MPNNGATNRPYSGSNVLLLWHAKLEKGYKTSNWLTYRQAHELGGQVRKGEKSTEILFTKQHTVKDNQTEVEKRISFLRTYNVFNEDQIDGLPDRGVEILPSVDPRRRCVHQGDLGQHLGGNRTFYDTSCDRIHLPDPSQFRTAEHFYATNLHESVRWSGRAHRLGDASV; encoded by the coding sequence ATGCCCAACAACGGCGCGACGAACAGGCCGTATTCCGGCAGCAACGTGCTCCTCCTTTGGCACGCGAAGCTCGAGAAGGGATACAAAACTTCAAACTGGCTCACGTACCGCCAGGCCCACGAGCTGGGCGGCCAGGTACGCAAGGGAGAGAAGAGCACGGAAATTCTCTTTACCAAGCAGCACACCGTCAAGGACAACCAGACCGAAGTAGAGAAGCGGATTTCGTTCCTGCGGACCTACAACGTATTCAACGAAGACCAGATAGACGGCCTGCCCGACCGCGGCGTTGAGATTCTGCCCTCAGTCGACCCTCGCCGTCGATGCGTTCATCAAGGCGATCTGGGCCAACATCTAGGAGGCAATCGCACCTTCTACGATACGAGCTGCGACCGCATACATCTGCCCGACCCGTCGCAGTTCAGGACCGCGGAGCACTTCTATGCCACCAACCTCCATGAAAGCGTTCGTTGGAGCGGAAGGGCTCATAGGCTTGGAGACGCTTCAGTCTGA